The Lysobacter enzymogenes DNA segment GCCAACTCGACGCGCTGGCCGCGTTCGGCCTCGACAGCGACCTGCCGGTGCTGCGCCAGAGCCGCCGCCATGCGCAATACCAGGCCGCGCTGGATCGCCTGCTCGCGCAGGACCTGGCCTTCGCCTGCCACTGCAGCCGCAGCGACCTGGCCGCCAGCGGCGGCGTGCACCGGCGCTGCGTGGCCCACGGCCCGCGCCCCGGCCACGCCGCGCCGCAGCCGGCGGTGCGCCTGCGCGTCGCCGACGGCGCGGTCGTCGAATTCGACGACCTGCTGCTCGGCCGCCAGCGCCAGGACGTGGCGCGCGAGGTCGGCGACTTCGTCCTGCGCCGCGCCGACGGCCACTGGGCCTACCAGTTGGCGGTGGTGGTCGACGACGCCGAACAAGGCGTCACCGACGTGGTGCGCGGCGCCGACCTGCTCGATTCCACCGCGCGCCAGATCCTGCTGCAACGCGCGCTGCGCCTGCCGACGCCGCGCTACGCCCACCTGCCGCTGCTGCTCGACGCGCACGGCCGCAAACTGTCGAAGTCCGAGGCCGCCCATCCGCTGGACCCGGCCGATCCGCTGCCGGCGCTGCGCGCCGCCTGGGCCGCGCTCGGACAGGACGCGCGGGCGCTGGTTGCGGTGGAAACTGTCACGCAACTGCTGCGCGCGGCGCGCGATTCGTTCAATCCGGCACAGATTCCGCAGGCCGCTTCAGGTCTCGCCGCGATGCACAACGATCCCGACGCCAATGCTGTCTAGAATCGG contains these protein-coding regions:
- the gluQRS gene encoding tRNA glutamyl-Q(34) synthetase GluQRS, with translation MDGDNGDSEAATPAYRGRFAPSPTGDLHAGSLLAAFASWLLARRAGGEWLVRIEDLDPPREVPGAAQRQLDALAAFGLDSDLPVLRQSRRHAQYQAALDRLLAQDLAFACHCSRSDLAASGGVHRRCVAHGPRPGHAAPQPAVRLRVADGAVVEFDDLLLGRQRQDVAREVGDFVLRRADGHWAYQLAVVVDDAEQGVTDVVRGADLLDSTARQILLQRALRLPTPRYAHLPLLLDAHGRKLSKSEAAHPLDPADPLPALRAAWAALGQDARALVAVETVTQLLRAARDSFNPAQIPQAASGLAAMHNDPDANAV